The Sorangiineae bacterium MSr11367 genome window below encodes:
- the malQ gene encoding 4-alpha-glucanotransferase gives MTRLAGCTIPLFSLRTRRSWGIGQISDLVPTAKWLLSGGMRLLQILPPYELCEGETSPYGARTAFGIDPVYIDLADVEDLGDPEALLDEAGRRELARLRDAARVDYAAVRALKAGVLRQKFAQFYEHEWLRGTARGQELRTFIERERDWEDDLALYVALRESHQQHAWDLWPEGERNRDPETLAAKGQQLERRILEHQYGQWIAHRQWQRARVGLAELRVELMGDLPFVVGHESADVWSHAHQFRKDVTLGAPPDAFSPEGQDWGLPAYDWAAMDADNLGWLVARTRHAAKLYDRFRLDHVVGYFRMFVTPKKGHISKGTFDPATEAAQIERGRGLLRRMADEAHPAKLIAEDLGKIPDFVREALRDLEMPGYRVIPWERDYVRHMYRTPDEFQEVSVASWSTHDTAPIVSWWGELQPWEREGLSEVAGIEPKAGDEERWLGLMRSLLHAGSDLTLVLSAEILGEDVRINTPGTVGPENWTYRLPKPVEDLERDPIVGSRMGALLALAKSSGRIE, from the coding sequence ATGACCCGCCTTGCAGGTTGCACGATTCCGCTGTTTTCGCTTCGAACCCGTCGAAGCTGGGGCATTGGGCAGATTTCGGATCTGGTTCCCACCGCCAAGTGGCTCCTCTCCGGTGGAATGCGGTTGCTTCAAATTTTACCGCCGTACGAGCTCTGCGAAGGGGAAACGAGCCCGTACGGCGCACGCACCGCGTTCGGCATCGATCCGGTCTACATCGACCTCGCCGACGTCGAGGACCTGGGCGATCCGGAGGCCCTGCTCGACGAGGCCGGCCGCCGCGAGCTCGCACGCCTGCGTGACGCAGCGCGTGTCGACTACGCCGCCGTGCGTGCGCTCAAGGCGGGCGTGCTGCGGCAGAAGTTCGCCCAGTTCTACGAGCACGAATGGCTGCGCGGGACCGCGCGCGGGCAGGAGCTGCGCACCTTCATCGAGCGTGAGCGCGATTGGGAGGACGATCTCGCGCTCTACGTGGCGTTGCGCGAGTCGCACCAGCAGCACGCGTGGGATCTCTGGCCCGAGGGGGAACGCAACCGCGATCCCGAGACGCTCGCGGCCAAGGGCCAGCAGCTCGAACGGCGCATCCTCGAGCATCAGTACGGGCAGTGGATCGCGCACCGGCAATGGCAGCGCGCGCGGGTGGGCCTTGCGGAACTCCGTGTGGAGTTGATGGGCGATCTGCCCTTCGTCGTGGGGCACGAAAGCGCGGACGTGTGGTCGCACGCGCATCAATTCCGCAAGGACGTGACCTTGGGCGCGCCGCCCGATGCCTTCTCGCCCGAGGGCCAGGATTGGGGGCTTCCCGCCTACGACTGGGCTGCGATGGATGCGGACAACCTCGGTTGGTTGGTCGCCCGCACGCGCCATGCGGCCAAGCTCTACGACCGGTTCCGGCTCGATCACGTCGTCGGGTACTTCCGCATGTTCGTGACCCCCAAGAAGGGGCACATCTCCAAGGGCACGTTCGACCCCGCGACCGAGGCCGCCCAGATCGAGCGCGGGCGGGGCCTGCTCCGGCGCATGGCTGACGAGGCGCACCCGGCCAAGCTCATCGCCGAAGATCTCGGCAAAATTCCCGACTTCGTGCGGGAGGCGCTGCGCGATCTGGAGATGCCCGGCTACCGCGTCATCCCGTGGGAGCGCGATTACGTGCGCCACATGTACCGGACGCCCGACGAGTTTCAGGAGGTGAGCGTCGCCTCGTGGAGCACGCACGATACGGCGCCCATCGTCAGCTGGTGGGGCGAGTTGCAGCCGTGGGAGCGCGAGGGGCTCTCCGAGGTGGCCGGCATCGAGCCCAAGGCGGGCGACGAAGAGCGCTGGCTCGGGCTGATGCGCAGCTTGCTGCATGCGGGTTCGGATCTGACCCTGGTCCTCAGCGCGGAGATCCTCGGCGAGGACGTGCGCATCAACACGCCGGGCACGGTCGGCCCGGAAAATTGGACCTACCGATTGCCCAAGCCGGTGGAAGATCTGGAGCGCGACCCCATCGTCGGATCCCGCATGGGAGCCCTTCTCGCCTTGGCCAAGTCGTCCGGACGCATCGAATGA